A single region of the Musa acuminata AAA Group cultivar baxijiao chromosome BXJ1-11, Cavendish_Baxijiao_AAA, whole genome shotgun sequence genome encodes:
- the LOC135596721 gene encoding H/ACA ribonucleoprotein complex subunit 4-like, with protein sequence MTSPPPPGEIASSHPTTTEKKKTKSKEDKRSAANGGVDQSFPLSAGGGDQEKDYFIKPQSFTPAVDTSDWPILLKNYDRLNVRTGHYTPLPAGHSPLKRPLAEYLRYGVLNLDKPSNPSSHEVVAWIKRIFRAEKTGHSGTLDPKVTGNLIVCIDRATRLVKSQQGAGKEYVCVARLHSAVPDVAKVARALETLTGAVFQRPPLISAVKRELRIRTIYESKLLEYDPDRHLVVFWISCQAGTYVRTLCVHLGLILGVGGHMQELRRVRSGILGEKDNMVTMHDVLDAQWTYDNFQDESYLRRVVMPLEVLLTSYKRLVVKDSAVNAICYGAKLMIPGLLRFENDIEVGEEVVLMTTKGEAIALGIAEMTTAVMATCDHGSVAKIKRVVMDRDTYPRKWGLGPRALMKKKMITEGLLDKHGKPNEKTPSEWLRNVVLPTGGDSMVASLAAAPEPAVVQKEDIVIEEVKEDKKKKKKKRKDRDDKDDDGEGRKHKLEDAGELPASKKVKVEEIQEAVLETEPKNLKKVKDEVVEALEEEKSEKKKKKKKKDKEREEEELADEENIANERKKEKKHKSKAGSSDEEKLTEDKEKQKKKKKNKKKKNEEDKLGEETGSLTGNNEEEEKSEKLKKKKNRNAEETAA encoded by the coding sequence ATGACCTCGCCACCGCCGCCGGGCGAGATCGCCTCCTCGCATCCCACTACCAccgagaagaagaagacgaaaagCAAGGAGGACAAGAGGTCCGCCGCCAACGGCGGCGTGGACCAGTCGTTTCCCCTCTCTGCCGGTGGAGGAGACCAGGAGAAGGATTACTTCATCAAGCCTCAATCTTTTACTCCGGCCGTCGACACCTCTGACTGGCCAATCCTTCTCAAGAACTACGACCGTCTCAACGTCCGTACCGGCCACTACACGCCACTGCCCGCTGGACACTCCCCACTGAAACGGCCCCTCGCAGAGTACCTCCGCTATGGCGTCCTCAACCTCGACAAGCCCTCCAACCCTTCGTCCCATGAGGTCGTCGCCTGGATCAAGCGCATCTTCCGCGCGGAGAAGACCGGCCATAGCGGCACCCTCGACCCCAAGGTCACCGGCAACCTCATCGTCTGCATTGACCGCGCCACCCGCCTTGTCAAGTCCCAGCAGGGCGCCGGCAAGGAGTACGTTTGCGTCGCTCGCCTCCACTCTGCTGTACCTGACGTCGCCAAGGTCGCCCGCGCCCTCGAGACACTCACTGGCGCAGTCTTTCAACGGCCCCCGCTCATCTCCGCTGTCAAGCGCGAGCTCCGCATCCGGACCATCTACGAGAGCAAGCTACTGGAGTACGACCCCGACCGGCACCTGGTCGTCTTCTGGATCTCCTGTCAGGCCGGGACCTATGTACGTACTCTTTGCGTCCACCTCGGGCTGATCCTTGGGGTCGGAGGGCACATGCAGGAGCTGCGGCGGGTGCGCTCGGGGATCCTCGGCGAGAAGGATAATATGGTGACCATGCATGATGTGTTGGACGCCCAGTGGACGTATGACAATTTCCAGGACGAGAGCTACTTGAGGCGAGtggtcatgccattggaggtgctGCTGACCAGCTACAAGAGGCTGGTTGTCAAGGACTCTGCAGTGAATGCTATTTGCTATGGAGCCAAGCTGATGATTCCTGGACTTCTGAGATTCGAGAATGATATTGAGGTTGGGGAGGAAGTGGTGCTGATGACCACCAAAGGTGAGGCGATTGCTCTGGGGATTGCTGAAATGACAACCGCGGTTATGGCAACTTGTGATCATGGATCGGTAGCAAAGATAAAGAGAGTGGTGATGGATCGGGATACCTACCCCAGGAAGTGGGGTCTGGGGCCGAGAGcactgatgaagaagaagatgatcacGGAAGGCCTGCTGGATAAGCATGGGAAGCCGAATGAAAAGACACCATCTGAGTGGCTCAGGAATGTGGTGCTTCCAACAGGAGGGGATTCAATGGTTGCCAGCCTTGCTGCAGCACCAGAGCCTGCGGTGGTGCAGAAGGAAGACATAGTGATTGAAGAAGTGAAAgaggataagaagaagaagaagaagaaacgcaAAGACAGGGATGATAAAGATGATGATGGTGAAGGGCGGAAGCATAAGTTGGAGGATGCTGGAGAACTGCCTGCTTCTAAGAAGGTAAAAGTAGAGGAAATTCAAGAAGCTGTACTGGAAACTGAACCAAAGAATCTGAAGAAGGTGAAGGACGAGGTTGTGGAAGCactggaggaggagaaaagcgagaagaagaaaaagaagaagaagaaggataaagagagagaagaagaagaattagcTGATGAGGAGAACATTGCaaatgaaagaaagaaggaaaagaaacataAAAGTAAAGCAGGTTCTTCTGATGAAGAGAAGTTAACAGAGGacaaagagaaacagaagaagaagaagaagaataagaagaagaagaatgaagaGGACAAGCTTGGTGAAGAAACTGGCAGCTTAACTGGCAACaatgaagaggaagagaaaagtgagaagttgaaaaagaaaaagaaccgaAATGCAGAAGAAACAGCGGCATGA
- the LOC135581804 gene encoding auxin response factor 22-like, with amino-acid sequence MKDHDRCLDSQLWHACAGGMVQMPAVNSRVYYFPQGHAEHAQGVVDFGTSRQIPPLILCRVTAVKFMADKETDEVFAKIQMVPISNRELDCGEDGCLDLGMNGIDSQEKPTSFAKTLTQSDANNGGGFSVPRYCAETIFPRLDYSAEPPVQTVIVKDVQGEVWKFRHIYRGTPRRHLLTTGWSTFVNQKKLVAGDSIVFLRAENGDLRIGIRRAKRGGVGDGPETPSGWNPPGGSGVSGYGGFSVFQREEESNLMRGTGGNFTSSRGMRGRCRVTAVSVVEAATFATRGHPFEVVYYPRANTPEFCVKAAAVTAAIRTRWSPGMRFKMAFETEDSSRISWFMGTISSVDVADPVRWPNSPWRLLQVTWDEPDLLQNVKHVSPWLVELVSHMPALNLAHFSPPSKRPRIPQHPDFPFESHFPTPMVPGTPLGPSDSIFCCISDSAPAGIQGARHANFGLSLSDLHLNKLQTGLFHAGFHRLDHATPPSRISTGVIVSNSTFHDNNVSCLLTIGHPSQSLKKSCNRKPPQLVLFGQPILTEQQVSLSKPENIISIGAAGKNSPDGNLENMNVSDGSGYAIGQKGPCYRNCRNSDLSLETGHCKVFMQSEDVGRTLDLSVFGSYEELYGTLADMFGIEKSEIMSHVLYKDAAGAIKHTGDEPFCDFIKTARRLTILTD; translated from the exons ATGAAGGACCACGATCGATGCCTGGACTCCCAGCTCTGGCATGCTTGCGCTGGCGGGATGGTTCAGATGCCGGCCGTGAATTCAAGGGTCTACTACTTCCCCCAGGGTCATGCTGAGCACGCCCAAGGGGTTGTGGACTTTGGGACCTCTCGGCAGATACCACCTCTCATCCTCTGCAGGGTGACTGCAGTCAAGTTCATGGCTGATAAGGAGACGGATGAGGTCTTTGCCAAGATCCAGATGGTCCCCATCAGCAACAGAGAGCTGGACTGTGGCGAAGACGGCTGCTTGGATCTTGGTATGAACGGAATTGATTCGCAAGAAAAGCCTACATCTTTTGCCAAGACACTGACGCAATCGGATGCCAACAATGGTGGTGGATTCTCAGTCCCTCGCTATTGTGCTGAGACCATCTTCCCCAGGTTGGACTACTCAGCGGAACCCCCTGTGCAGACTGTGATTGTGAAGGATGTACAGGGCGAGGTCTGGAAATTTAGGCATATTTACAGGGGGACACCACGCCGGCACCTGCTCACCACTGGATGGAGTACCTTTGTAAACCAGAAGAAGCTGGTGGCCGGGGATTCGATTGTGTTCCTCAGAGCAGAGAACGGAGATCTACGCATTGGGATCCGGCGTGCCAAAAGAGGTGGGGTTGGTGATGGCCCTGAGACACCTTCTGGGTGGAATCCTCCGGGTGGAAGTGGTGTCTCTGGCTATGGTGGATTCTCTGTCTTCCAAAGGGAGGAAGAGAGCAATTTGATGAGAGGTACTGGTGGTAATTTTACCTCGAGCAGGGGTATGAGAGGAAGGTGCCGAGTGACGGCAGTTTCTGTGGTTGAAGCAGCAACCTTTGCGACTAGAGGGCATCCCTTTGAGGTTGTATACTACCCAAGAGCCAATACGCCTGAGTTCTGTGTGAAGGCTGCGGCAGTGACAGCAGCGATCAGGACCCGGTGGTCACCAGGGATGAGATTTAAGATGGCTTTTGAAACCGAGGATTCATCAAGGATTAGTTGGTTCATGGGGACTATATCTTCAGTTGACGTTGCAGATCCTGTAAGATGGCCTAATTCACCATGGAGACTTCTTCAG GTGACTTGGGATGAACCAGACCTGTTACAGAATGTGAAACATGTGAGCCCATGGCTAGTTGAGCTGGTCTCACACATGCCAGCCTTAAATCTTGCACATTTCTCCCCACCCAGCAAAAGACCGCGGATACCCCAACACCCTGATTTCCCCTTTGAAAGTCACTTTCCAACTCCAATGGTCCCTGGAACCCCCCTTGGGCCTAGCGACAGCATCTTTTGTTGTATTTCTGACAGCGCTCCTGCAGGCATACAGGGAGCCAGGCATGCAAATTTTGGTTTATCTTTATCAGATCTCCACCTTAACAAACTGCAGACGGGCCTGTTCCATGCTGGGTTTCACCGGCTTGATCATGCTACCCCACCCTCAAGGATATCAACGGGTGTTATTGTCAGCAATTCCACCTTTCATGATAACAATGTATCTTGCTTGCTAACAATTGGTCATCCTTCTCAGAGCCTGAAGAAATCATGTAACAGAAAGCCACCACAATTAGTGCTCTTTGGGCAGCCAATACTCACCGAACAACAGGTATCTTTGAGCAAACCTGAGAACATAATCTCCATTGGTGCTGCTGGAAAGAATTCACCAGACGGGAATCTTGAGAATATGAATGTGTCTGATGGCTCTGGATATGCAATAGGTCAAAAGGGGCCATGTTACAGGAATTGTCGAAATTCAGATCTCAGTCTTGAGACTGGGCATTGCAAGGTTTTTATGCAATCAGAAGATGTCGGTCGCACCCTTGACCTCTCTGTCTTTGGTTCATATGAGGAATTATATGGGACGCTTGCTGACATGTTTGGAATTGAGAAGTCAGAGATAATGAGCCATGTGCTTTACAAGGATGCAGCTGGTGCAATTAAACACACCGGAGATGAACCATTCTG tgacTTCATCAAAACAGCCAGGAGGTTGACAATATTGACTGACtaa
- the LOC135596723 gene encoding GTP-binding protein YPTM2-like has product MNPEYDYLFKLLLIGDSGVGKSCLLLRFADDSYLESYISTIGVDFKIRTVEQDGKTVKLQIWDTAGQERFRTITSSYYRGAHGIIVVYDVTDQESFNNVKQWLNEIDRYASDNVNKLLVGNKCDLTANKVVSYETAKAFADEIGIPFMEASAKNATNVEQAFMAMTAAIKNRMASQPAMNGAKPPTVQIRGQPLNQKSSCCSS; this is encoded by the exons ATGAATCCGGAGTA TGATTATTTATTCAAGCTTTTGCTTATCGGTGATTCAGGTGTGGGAAAATCATGCCTCCTCCTAAGATTTGCG GATGATTCTTACTTGGAAAGTTACATCAGCACCATCGGAGTTGATTTT AAAATACGCACTGTTGAACAGGATGGAAAGACTGTTAAACTTCAAATC TGGGATACTGCTGGCCAAGAGAGATTCAGAACAATTACAAGCAGCTATTACCGTGGTGCCCATGGTATCATT GTAGTGTATGATGTGACGGATCAGGAGAGCTTCAACAATGTAAAGCAGTGGTTGAATGAGATCGATCGCTATGCCAGTGACAACGTGAACAAGCTTCTGGTTGGGAACAAGTGCGATCTTACTGCAAACAAAGTTGTGTCGTACGAGACTGCTAAG GCCTTTGCCGATGAAATTGGAATTCCTTTCATGGAAGCTAGTGCCAAAAATGCCACCAATGTGGAGCAGGCCTTCATGGCCATGACTGCTGCCATCAAGAACAG GATGGCCAGTCAACCGGCCATGAACGGTGCGAAGCCGCCAACAGTGCAAATTCGGGGACAACCTCTCAACCAGAAGAGCAGCTGCTGCTCTTCCTGA